From Rutidosis leptorrhynchoides isolate AG116_Rl617_1_P2 chromosome 3, CSIRO_AGI_Rlap_v1, whole genome shotgun sequence, a single genomic window includes:
- the LOC139901295 gene encoding uncharacterized protein produces the protein MNIVKKFTSVAHPQANGLCEVTNQDIVSGIKKRLNEKHTGWVDELSNVLWEHHTPFKKSTEIFVPTNRVANFDETANNDALCENLNFVEERRLMATIKEANNKQMIAIYYNKKVRALTFDVGEWVLHNNEASRAENVGKLGPNWEGPYQIIAIKAVGSYKIADIQGRIIPNAWHTTLLKRYYA, from the exons ATGAATATTGTGAAAAAATTTACATCAGTTGCGCACCCGCAAGCCAATGGGTTATGCGAAGTTACTAATCAGGACATTGTTAGCGGCATTAAAAAGCGATTAAATGAAAAACACACTGGATGGGTTGATGAACTATCCAATGTACTATGGGAACATCACACACCATTTAAGAAAAGTACTG AAATTTTTGTGCCAACAAACAGGGTTGCCAATTTTGATGAAACTGCGAATAATGATGCTTTGTGCGAAAATTTAAATTTTGTGGAGGAACGCAGATTGATGGCTACGATAAAAGAAGCGAATAACAAGCAAATGATTGCAATATATTATAACAAAAAGGTGCGTGCTTTAACTTTCGATGTTGGCGAGTGGGTTTTGCATAATAATGAAGCAAGTCGCGCAGAAAATGTTGGTAAATTGGGACCCAACTGGGAAGGTCCCTACCAAATAATAGCAATAAAAGCGGTTGGTTCTTACAAGATCGCAGACATTCAAGGAAGAATCATCCCTAATGCATGGCACACTACGCTGTTAAAAAGATATTACGCATAA